A stretch of Carassius auratus strain Wakin unplaced genomic scaffold, ASM336829v1 scaf_tig00027233, whole genome shotgun sequence DNA encodes these proteins:
- the LOC113079156 gene encoding sterile alpha motif domain-containing protein 10-like, with protein sequence MVQHVSTKAKSPRLNVIALPVEHEAGSAGDNQPFAGMVLNQRLGSGESYSVYHTSPTLPCLSRPVVLWSQQDVCRWLKKHCPHNYLTYVEAFSHHAITGRALLRLNGEKLERMGLVQETLRQELLQQVLQLQVQEEGRNLQLLSRGLSGNLS encoded by the exons ATGGTACAGCACGTGAGCACAAAGGCTAAAAGCCCAAGG TTAAACGTTATTGCTCTTCCTGTGGAACATGAAGCCGGGTCAGCAGGGGATAATCAACCATTTGCTGGCATGGTTCTAAACCAGAGG ttAGGTTCAGGTGAATCTTACTCTGTTTACCACACCAGCCCGACCTTGCCGTGTCTCTCCAGGCCAGTGGTTCTGTGGTCTCAGCAGGATGTGTGCAGATGGTTGAAGAAGCACTGTCCACACAACTACTTGACCTATGTTGAAGCTTTCTCCCACCACGCCATTACAG GTCGTGCTCTCTTGAGATTGAATGGAGAGAAGTTAGAGCGGATGGGTTTGGTGCAGGAGACTCTGAGACAAGAGCTTCTCCAGCAGGTTCTACAGCTACAAGTACAAGAGGAAGGGCGCAACTTACAGCTGCTtagcagag GGCTATCCGGAAACCTGTCATAG
- the LOC113079154 gene encoding synaptophysin-like, with protein MVLSVTLFPCISSRLHQVYFDAPACKNGQTDRFFLVGDYSSSAEFFVTIGVFAFLYSMAALSVYVFAFEKYRENNKGPLIDFGVTCVFTFMWLVSSAAWAKGLSDVKTATDPEEVKELIPACEQEGNHCREVHDPVMSGLNTSVVFGFLNLILWTGNLWFVFKETGIIAPFMRQQPAQEKQPAPDSFAQGGYEQRDPYAGSQGGYQPDYSQQGYNQGGDYVQGGYEQQGAPTSFSNQM; from the exons ATGGTTCTCTCAGTAACCCTGTTCCCCTGTATCTCCTCCAGGCTTCATCAAGTGTATTTTGATGCCCCCGCTTGCAAGAATGGCCAAACCGACCGTTTCTTCCTGGTTGGGGATTACTCATCCTCTGCAGAGTTCTTTGTCACCATAGGCGTTTTTGCATTCCTGTATTCCATGGCAGCTCTCAGCGTCTATGTCTTTGCCTTTGAGAAGTACCGTGAGAACAATAAAGGACCACTGATT GATTTTGGTGTGACGTGTGTATTCACCTTCATGTGGCTGGTGAGCTCGGCAGCATGGGCGAAGGGTTTGTCTGATGTCAAGACAGCTACAGACCCAGAGGAGGTTAAAGAACTTATCCCCGCTTGTGAACAGGAAGGCAACCACTGCCGTGAAGTTCACGACCCCGTCATGTCTGGTCTTAACACTTCTGTG gtCTTTGGCTTCCTCAACCTGATTTTGTGGACAGGTAACCTGTGGTTTGTATTCAAGGAGACTGGGATCATCGCACCATTTATGCGTCAGCAGCCTGCCCAGGAGAAGCAGCCCGCCCCTGATTCCTTCGCCCAGGGAGGTTATGAGCAGCGGGACCCATACGCTGGCTCCCAGGGTGGCTACCAGCCCGATTACAGCCAGCAAGGTTACAATCAGGGTGGAGACTACGTTCAGGGCGGATATGAACAGCAGGGGGCACCCACCTCCTTTTCCAACCAGATGTGA